From one Halothece sp. PCC 7418 genomic stretch:
- the adhP gene encoding alcohol dehydrogenase AdhP, translating to MANTMKAAIAEEFGKPLQLKEVEIPQPQAEQVLVKLAVSGVCHTDVHAADGDWPVKPNIPFIPGHEGVGHVAEVGSHVTHLEKGDHVGIPWLHTACSRCEYCVTGQENFCPTQENTGYSVNGTFAEYVLADANHATKIPQPLESTDAAPILCAGVTTYRGLKETHTKPGDWVVISGIGGLGHLAVQYAKAMGLRVIALSRTPKKLELAQELGADKTINVSETDPGQAVQDQIGGAHGALVTAVSTQAFHQAVSTLQRSGTCSMVGLPPGEFPLSIFEVILKGIDIQGSLVGTRADLREALQFAAEGHVKPAIETQPLEAVNATMERLKKGEVNGRVVLTMS from the coding sequence ATGGCAAACACCATGAAAGCTGCAATCGCAGAAGAGTTTGGCAAACCGCTACAACTCAAGGAAGTAGAAATTCCGCAACCTCAAGCGGAACAAGTTCTAGTCAAACTTGCAGTCAGTGGAGTTTGCCATACAGATGTCCATGCTGCTGATGGTGACTGGCCAGTGAAGCCGAATATTCCGTTTATTCCGGGTCATGAAGGCGTAGGTCATGTTGCTGAAGTGGGCTCCCATGTCACTCATTTAGAAAAAGGAGATCATGTAGGGATTCCTTGGCTACATACAGCTTGTTCTCGGTGTGAATATTGTGTCACTGGACAAGAAAATTTCTGCCCAACTCAAGAAAATACCGGCTATAGTGTGAATGGAACATTTGCCGAGTATGTTCTAGCGGATGCGAATCATGCCACGAAAATTCCTCAGCCTCTAGAGTCAACGGACGCTGCGCCAATTTTATGTGCAGGAGTAACCACCTATCGGGGTCTGAAAGAAACCCATACCAAACCGGGAGATTGGGTTGTGATTTCTGGTATTGGTGGACTGGGACATTTAGCCGTGCAATATGCCAAAGCCATGGGGCTTCGTGTGATTGCCTTATCCCGGACTCCCAAAAAACTAGAACTGGCTCAAGAATTGGGAGCAGACAAAACAATTAATGTGAGCGAAACAGATCCGGGTCAAGCGGTTCAAGATCAGATTGGGGGAGCTCATGGCGCACTGGTAACTGCCGTTTCCACACAAGCCTTTCATCAAGCAGTGAGTACCTTACAACGCAGTGGTACTTGTTCCATGGTTGGTTTACCCCCAGGAGAGTTTCCGCTTTCCATCTTTGAGGTCATTTTGAAAGGCATTGATATTCAAGGGTCTCTGGTTGGCACTCGTGCTGATTTACGGGAAGCCCTTCAATTTGCAGCCGAAGGTCATGTGAAGCCTGCAATTGAAACTCAACCCTTAGAAGCAGTTAACGCGACTATGGAACGTCTGAAAAAAGGAGAAGTTAATGGGCGTGTTGTCTTAACCATGTCATAA
- a CDS encoding DUF3352 domain-containing protein produces the protein MKFRSFLLTLITFSIIFLAIFGVSLNWLLQESPLLYKDGGVVKTPTAAKFIPKQAPVVASLVVDVERLEAYRQLRAPLRIRSRSRQELDRLKSQFLASRQLDYDQDIKAWLGEEVTLAVTALDFDRDRANGVQPGYLLVTTTDDEELAREFLQAYYSRQAVSPNTDLVFERYKGVNITYRRPLQKNPDPNAGALASAVVGNHVLFANHPKVLREAINNVQVPTLSLEQAIPYQKAQKTITNPRIGQLYLNLPAVAAWIAEQPALPLQDNQPTLTAGFSLTPDGLTAQTALLGVGGEENRNPALSQPVNALNYLPENSVLTAAGVDLNQLWNSLNDLAVDESTATLIQQLASGLQQRFGISIPDQIFPWVKGEYAVALLPQDDQKPGDWVFVGEEVEDTEVKNTIKQLDEQAKEGGYSVGNLNLANQKVTAWTVIQPVSQVDFNPKEKPVQLNAEVKGVHSEIDHYQVLGTSLEAIAQAIQKGETSLVNSEAFQRAIAPLPTANDGYFYLDWEKSQPLLEQQFPLIRVVELAGKPLFDHLQVLSLASEGTEDGVRKATLFLQLTSRR, from the coding sequence ATGAAGTTTCGATCTTTTTTACTCACTTTAATTACGTTTTCTATTATTTTCCTTGCTATCTTCGGCGTGAGTCTGAATTGGTTGCTACAGGAAAGCCCATTGCTTTATAAAGATGGCGGTGTGGTCAAAACGCCCACTGCTGCTAAGTTTATTCCTAAGCAAGCCCCTGTGGTTGCTTCTTTGGTGGTGGATGTAGAACGATTAGAAGCCTACCGTCAACTGCGTGCGCCTCTTCGGATTCGATCGCGCTCTCGTCAAGAATTAGACCGCCTTAAATCGCAATTCCTCGCCAGTCGCCAGTTAGATTATGACCAAGATATTAAAGCGTGGTTAGGAGAAGAAGTCACTCTTGCGGTGACGGCTCTTGATTTTGATCGCGATCGCGCCAATGGGGTGCAACCTGGCTATCTTCTGGTCACCACTACCGATGATGAAGAACTCGCCCGCGAATTTCTCCAAGCCTACTATTCCCGACAAGCGGTTTCTCCCAACACCGATCTGGTCTTTGAACGCTATAAAGGCGTAAACATCACCTATCGTCGCCCTTTACAAAAAAATCCAGACCCGAATGCAGGGGCGTTAGCCAGTGCGGTAGTGGGGAATCATGTGCTGTTTGCGAACCATCCGAAAGTGTTGCGGGAAGCGATTAATAATGTCCAAGTCCCGACTTTAAGTTTAGAACAAGCCATTCCCTATCAAAAAGCACAGAAAACCATCACGAATCCTCGCATTGGTCAACTGTACTTAAATTTACCCGCCGTTGCTGCATGGATCGCCGAACAACCCGCCCTTCCCTTACAAGATAATCAACCCACTCTCACGGCTGGGTTTTCCCTTACCCCTGATGGACTAACCGCCCAAACCGCATTATTAGGCGTGGGTGGGGAAGAAAATCGTAATCCAGCTTTATCTCAACCCGTTAACGCCTTAAACTATCTCCCAGAGAATAGCGTGTTAACGGCTGCAGGGGTGGACTTAAATCAACTCTGGAATAGCCTCAATGACTTAGCTGTAGATGAGTCCACAGCAACTTTGATTCAACAATTAGCGTCTGGCTTACAACAACGATTTGGAATTTCAATCCCCGATCAGATTTTCCCTTGGGTAAAAGGAGAATATGCGGTGGCGTTGTTACCCCAAGATGACCAGAAACCAGGAGATTGGGTGTTTGTTGGTGAAGAAGTGGAAGACACTGAAGTCAAGAACACCATTAAGCAACTGGATGAACAAGCCAAAGAAGGCGGTTATAGTGTGGGGAATTTAAATCTCGCCAACCAGAAAGTCACCGCTTGGACAGTGATTCAGCCAGTTTCCCAAGTCGATTTTAATCCGAAAGAAAAACCCGTTCAGTTGAATGCAGAAGTGAAAGGAGTCCACAGCGAAATTGATCACTATCAAGTGCTGGGAACCTCTCTAGAAGCCATTGCACAGGCGATTCAGAAGGGAGAAACCTCGCTAGTGAATAGTGAAGCCTTTCAACGCGCGATCGCGCCCTTACCCACCGCAAATGACGGTTATTTCTATCTCGATTGGGAGAAAAGTCAACCTCTGCTAGAACAACAGTTTCCCCTGATCCGTGTGGTTGAACTGGCGGGAAAACCCTTATTTGACCATCTGCAAGTGTTATCTCTGGCGAGTGAAGGAACAGAAGATGGGGTGAGAAAAGCGACCTTGTTCTTACAACTGACCTCTCGGCGGTAA
- a CDS encoding NAD(P)H-quinone oxidoreductase subunit H translates to MAKIETRTEPMVLNMGPHHPSMHGVLRLIVTLDGEDVVDCEPVLGYLHRGMEKIAENRTNVMYVPYVSRWDYAAGMFNEAITVNAPEKLADIEVPKRAQYIRVIMLELNRIANHLLWLGPFLADVGAQTPFFYIFRERELIYDLWEAASGSRLINNNYFRVGGVAVDLPYGWLDKCIDFCDYFAEKIDEYEKLITNNPIFRRRIEGIGVITREEAINWGLSGPMLRGSGVKWDLRKVDHYECYDDFDWDIHWETAGDCLARYLVRVREMRESLKIIRQACANIPGGPYENLEARRMAEGKKSQWNDFDYQYIAKKMAPTFKIPEGEHYVRLESGKGELGIFLVGNDNVFPWRWKIRAPDFNNLQILPHLLKGMKVADIMAILGSIDIIMGSVDR, encoded by the coding sequence ATGGCAAAGATCGAAACCAGAACCGAGCCGATGGTGTTAAACATGGGACCACACCATCCCTCCATGCACGGCGTACTGCGCCTCATTGTCACCCTTGATGGGGAAGATGTGGTGGACTGTGAACCAGTCCTTGGCTATCTCCATCGCGGAATGGAAAAAATTGCGGAAAATCGCACCAACGTCATGTATGTTCCTTATGTGAGTCGTTGGGACTACGCAGCAGGAATGTTCAACGAAGCGATTACGGTTAATGCACCTGAAAAACTCGCGGATATTGAAGTTCCCAAACGCGCTCAATACATCCGTGTGATTATGCTGGAACTGAACCGCATTGCAAACCATTTGCTGTGGTTAGGGCCCTTTCTGGCGGATGTGGGCGCACAAACCCCATTTTTCTATATTTTCCGCGAACGGGAACTGATTTATGACCTCTGGGAAGCTGCGAGTGGTTCACGCTTAATCAACAACAACTATTTCCGAGTCGGTGGGGTTGCAGTTGATTTACCCTACGGTTGGCTTGATAAATGTATCGATTTCTGTGATTACTTCGCAGAAAAAATTGATGAGTATGAAAAGCTAATCACCAATAACCCGATTTTCCGCCGTCGGATCGAAGGGATTGGTGTCATTACCCGCGAAGAAGCCATTAACTGGGGCTTATCGGGTCCCATGTTACGGGGGTCTGGGGTGAAATGGGACTTACGGAAAGTTGACCATTATGAATGTTACGACGATTTTGATTGGGATATTCATTGGGAAACCGCAGGTGACTGTCTCGCCCGTTACTTAGTGCGGGTGCGGGAAATGCGAGAATCCCTAAAAATCATTCGTCAAGCCTGTGCTAACATCCCAGGGGGTCCCTACGAAAACCTAGAAGCCCGTCGCATGGCGGAAGGGAAAAAATCCCAGTGGAACGACTTTGATTATCAATATATCGCTAAGAAAATGGCTCCCACGTTCAAAATTCCTGAAGGAGAACACTATGTTCGCCTCGAAAGTGGAAAAGGAGAACTGGGGATCTTTTTAGTGGGTAATGATAATGTCTTCCCTTGGCGTTGGAAAATTCGCGCCCCTGACTTCAACAACTTACAAATTCTCCCTCACCTCTTAAAAGGAATGAAAGTTGCTGATATTATGGCAATTTTAGGGAGTATCGACATCATCATGGGATCCGTTGATCGTTGA
- a CDS encoding type II toxin-antitoxin system HicA family toxin, translating into MSRWKSTKAKDVLASLLRIGWTIKRQRGSHKILERLGWNNFVFAFHDGEEIGPKMLSRIAKSTGLKPEDL; encoded by the coding sequence ATGAGTCGTTGGAAAAGCACGAAAGCTAAAGATGTTTTAGCATCACTTCTTCGCATTGGATGGACAATTAAAAGACAGAGAGGATCGCACAAAATTCTAGAACGTCTAGGTTGGAATAATTTTGTCTTTGCTTTCCATGATGGAGAAGAAATTGGACCGAAAATGCTATCAAGGATTGCGAAATCAACAGGATTAAAACCTGAAGATTTATAA
- a CDS encoding type II toxin-antitoxin system HicB family antitoxin yields MNYTIEIEEEEDGRIIGEIVELPGVLVYGETREEVVHKVQALALRVIADRLEHEEEASPLLNLSFVAP; encoded by the coding sequence ATGAATTACACGATTGAAATTGAAGAAGAAGAAGACGGAAGAATTATTGGAGAAATTGTCGAACTACCAGGTGTATTGGTTTACGGAGAAACAAGAGAAGAAGTAGTTCATAAAGTGCAAGCTCTCGCTCTGCGTGTTATTGCAGATCGATTAGAACATGAGGAAGAAGCCTCACCATTATTAAATCTTTCTTTTGTTGCGCCATGA
- a CDS encoding alpha-glucosidase has protein sequence MFKREPEWWRNSVIYQIYPLTFADQNGDGIGDLQGIIERLDYLKNRTSDQENHLGIDAIWLSPINQSPLFDNGYDVSDYYNICNLFGTLEDFKRLIAAAHQREIKVILDLVINHTSNQHPWFLESRSSRYNPKSDWYLWHDPSPDGDVPNNWLSYFGGTGWTYDEKRQQYYYHAFNSNQPDLNWHNPEVRAAIYDVIRYWLELGVDGFRLDASSVYSQDKYFRNNPVKFETSGKKYDEQYHIYDKNLPENHEIIREIRKVIDEYDHRLLIGETFIDNRLYDSVIFYGVNNDELHLPLTFEFPLSPWYPGYLQREIEKKERLTPEGEWPVYFLNNHDLPRHLSRWSECSLCFDRVAIAKASATLLLTIRGTPILYYGEELGMVNHENIPIEQVRDQAAISCLDEECLPARDGTRTPMQWDTSPQAGFSFGKDITPWLPVHENYKTVNVETELLEKDSVLNFYRALIQLRKNCPALRKGSWTPLIDYPYEHLAYLRETEAETVLVVINFSFEKNFDLDRKVPQKNWEVLLSTVFERGSIIALPQLLQPFEISIFRLKTLENQS, from the coding sequence ATGTTTAAACGAGAACCCGAGTGGTGGCGGAACAGTGTTATTTATCAAATTTATCCGTTAACATTTGCGGATCAAAATGGAGATGGAATTGGTGACTTACAAGGAATTATTGAACGATTAGATTATCTCAAGAATCGCACATCTGATCAAGAAAATCACTTAGGGATTGATGCAATTTGGTTATCTCCCATCAATCAATCTCCGTTATTTGATAATGGTTATGATGTTAGCGATTATTATAATATTTGTAATCTTTTTGGGACATTAGAGGACTTCAAACGCCTCATTGCAGCAGCCCATCAGCGTGAGATTAAAGTCATCCTAGACTTAGTGATTAATCATACTTCAAATCAACATCCTTGGTTTTTAGAATCGCGATCCAGCCGTTATAATCCAAAAAGTGATTGGTATTTATGGCATGATCCAAGCCCAGATGGAGATGTTCCGAATAATTGGCTGTCTTATTTTGGTGGAACTGGTTGGACTTATGATGAGAAAAGACAACAATATTACTATCATGCGTTTAATTCTAATCAACCCGATTTAAACTGGCATAATCCAGAAGTGAGAGCAGCTATTTATGATGTTATTCGCTATTGGTTAGAGTTAGGCGTTGATGGGTTTCGTCTCGATGCGTCTAGTGTTTATAGTCAAGATAAATACTTTCGGAATAATCCTGTGAAGTTTGAAACCAGTGGTAAAAAGTATGATGAACAATATCATATTTATGATAAAAATTTACCTGAAAATCATGAGATTATTCGTGAAATTAGAAAGGTCATTGATGAATATGATCATCGCTTACTAATTGGCGAAACCTTTATTGATAACCGACTGTATGATTCCGTAATTTTTTATGGGGTTAATAACGATGAACTCCATCTTCCTTTAACCTTTGAGTTTCCCTTAAGTCCGTGGTATCCAGGGTATTTACAAAGAGAAATTGAAAAGAAAGAACGCTTAACGCCAGAGGGAGAATGGCCCGTTTATTTCTTAAATAATCATGATTTACCCAGACATCTTTCTCGATGGTCAGAGTGTAGTTTATGTTTTGATCGGGTCGCGATCGCGAAAGCCTCAGCAACCCTTTTATTAACAATTCGAGGAACACCAATTCTCTATTATGGGGAAGAATTAGGAATGGTCAATCATGAAAATATTCCCATTGAACAAGTACGAGATCAAGCTGCAATTAGTTGTTTAGATGAAGAATGTTTACCCGCCCGAGATGGAACTCGCACCCCAATGCAATGGGATACCTCTCCACAAGCTGGCTTTAGTTTTGGGAAAGATATTACCCCTTGGTTACCCGTTCATGAAAACTATAAAACGGTGAATGTGGAAACAGAATTATTGGAGAAAGATTCCGTTCTCAATTTTTATCGGGCGTTAATTCAACTCCGTAAAAACTGTCCAGCTTTAAGAAAAGGGAGTTGGACTCCTCTGATTGATTATCCCTACGAACATCTCGCTTATTTACGGGAAACAGAAGCAGAAACGGTGTTAGTCGTGATTAACTTTTCCTTTGAAAAGAACTTTGATCTGGATCGAAAAGTTCCTCAAAAAAATTGGGAAGTTTTACTCTCGACGGTTTTCGAGAGAGGGAGTATTATCGCTTTACCGCAGTTATTACAACCGTTTGAAATTTCAATATTCCGTTTAAAAACTTTGGAAAACCAGTCCTAA
- the chrA gene encoding chromate efflux transporter, translated as MNTTLSQRLLEIAQVFFKLGIIGFGGPAAHIAMMEEEVVTRREWIARSRFLDLIGATNLIPGPNSTEMAIHLGYIYGGVFGLIIAGLCFLIPAILITGILAWVYVAFGDLPQIAPLFYGIKPAVLAVILGALWKLGNKAIKSYQLLLIGIGVAVLLLFGISEVIALLIGGFVGMLFLRKVLPQETVEGIIGTLSFGTILKAVAATSAKTVPPLWKLGLFFLKVGSILFGSGYVLIAFIEGELVNENAWLTQQQLLDAIAIGQFTPGPVLSTSTFIGYVIAGIPGAIVATLGIFFPSFIFVLILNPLIPKLRSSQWTSAFLDAVNVSAVGLMAVVTLQLAYSLFLQPLDYLAILIFMIGAIALFRFKLSPLWLVLGGAILGLVFQSF; from the coding sequence ATGAATACAACATTATCGCAACGGTTATTAGAAATTGCCCAAGTTTTTTTCAAACTGGGAATTATTGGTTTTGGTGGACCCGCAGCGCACATTGCCATGATGGAAGAAGAAGTGGTAACCCGTCGAGAATGGATTGCGCGATCGCGCTTTTTAGATTTAATTGGTGCAACAAATCTTATTCCTGGTCCCAACTCTACAGAAATGGCGATTCATCTGGGCTATATTTACGGTGGCGTTTTCGGTTTAATTATTGCTGGTCTTTGTTTTCTTATTCCTGCTATTTTAATAACGGGAATTTTGGCTTGGGTTTATGTTGCCTTTGGTGATTTACCGCAAATTGCACCGCTCTTTTATGGGATTAAGCCTGCTGTTTTAGCGGTAATTTTAGGGGCGTTATGGAAGTTAGGCAATAAGGCGATCAAAAGTTATCAATTATTACTGATTGGAATCGGGGTTGCGGTTCTATTATTATTTGGAATTAGCGAAGTCATTGCTTTACTCATCGGTGGGTTTGTGGGGATGCTGTTCCTCCGAAAAGTGTTACCACAAGAAACCGTAGAAGGGATTATTGGAACATTAAGTTTTGGCACAATCTTAAAAGCGGTTGCTGCTACCTCAGCAAAAACCGTTCCCCCGTTATGGAAATTGGGCTTATTTTTCTTAAAAGTAGGTTCGATTTTATTTGGAAGTGGTTATGTTTTAATTGCCTTTATTGAAGGGGAATTAGTCAATGAAAATGCTTGGTTAACCCAACAACAATTATTAGACGCGATCGCGATCGGACAATTTACACCAGGACCTGTTTTATCCACTTCCACTTTTATCGGTTATGTTATTGCAGGAATTCCAGGGGCAATTGTTGCCACATTGGGCATCTTTTTTCCGTCCTTTATCTTTGTTTTAATCCTCAATCCATTAATTCCAAAATTACGGAGTTCTCAATGGACAAGTGCTTTTTTAGATGCGGTGAATGTTAGCGCTGTGGGATTAATGGCGGTGGTGACATTACAATTAGCATATAGCTTATTTTTACAACCTCTAGACTATCTTGCTATCTTAATCTTTATGATCGGCGCGATCGCGCTCTTTCGATTTAAATTAAGTCCGTTATGGCTGGTTTTAGGCGGTGCAATTTTAGGACTGGTTTTCCAAAGTTTTTAA
- the eno gene encoding phosphopyruvate hydratase produces the protein MYNPDSAIEAIQAREILDSRGRPTVEAQVQLASGAIGLAQVPSGASTGSFEAHELRDGEQRYGGKGVLKAVANIENELVPALTDLDALDQILVDQVMREKDGSDNKSNLGANALLAVSLATAKAAADHLMLPLYRYLGGPMANVLPVPFMNVINGGEHASNNVDFQEFMIVPVGAPSFSEALRWGAEVFSSLSKVLDSQGLLTGVGDEGGFAPNLDSNKAALEILMVAIEKAGYQPGEQVCLALDVAASEFYKEGKYLYEGSEHSPEELINYLNDLASDYPIISIEDGLYEDDWEDWRLLTEKLGSRIQLVGDDLFVTNPTRLQKGIDTDSGNAILIKLNQIGTLSETLETIDLAHRHQYGCMISHRSGETEDTTIADLAVATRAGQIKTGSLSRSERIAKYNQLLRIEQELGDRAVYAPLAGWGPRFQKD, from the coding sequence ATGTATAACCCAGACAGTGCGATTGAAGCCATCCAAGCGCGAGAAATCCTAGATTCGCGAGGAAGACCGACGGTAGAAGCCCAAGTGCAGCTAGCCAGTGGCGCGATCGGATTAGCGCAAGTCCCTAGCGGTGCATCCACAGGCAGTTTTGAAGCCCATGAACTCCGAGATGGAGAACAACGCTACGGTGGAAAAGGGGTTCTCAAAGCAGTGGCGAACATTGAAAATGAATTAGTTCCCGCTTTAACCGATTTAGATGCCCTCGATCAAATTTTAGTTGACCAAGTGATGCGGGAGAAAGATGGGTCAGACAATAAATCGAATCTTGGCGCAAATGCCCTTTTAGCGGTTTCTCTCGCCACCGCCAAAGCAGCAGCCGACCATTTAATGCTTCCCCTGTATCGCTACTTAGGGGGACCGATGGCAAATGTTTTACCAGTTCCCTTTATGAACGTGATTAATGGTGGGGAACACGCCTCTAACAATGTGGATTTTCAGGAATTCATGATTGTTCCTGTTGGCGCACCGAGTTTTAGCGAAGCCTTGCGTTGGGGGGCGGAAGTCTTTAGTTCCTTGAGTAAAGTCTTGGATTCACAAGGTTTACTGACAGGGGTTGGTGATGAAGGCGGATTTGCCCCGAATTTAGACTCAAATAAAGCAGCACTGGAAATTTTAATGGTTGCCATTGAAAAAGCAGGCTATCAACCTGGGGAACAAGTTTGTTTAGCGTTGGATGTGGCTGCAAGTGAGTTTTATAAGGAGGGGAAATATCTTTACGAAGGAAGCGAACATTCCCCCGAAGAATTGATTAATTACCTCAATGATTTAGCCAGCGATTATCCGATTATTTCCATTGAAGATGGATTATATGAAGATGACTGGGAAGACTGGCGACTTCTCACGGAGAAATTAGGGTCTCGCATTCAGTTAGTCGGGGATGACTTATTTGTCACTAACCCCACGCGCTTACAAAAAGGAATTGACACTGATTCTGGAAATGCGATTTTAATTAAACTGAACCAAATCGGAACCCTCAGCGAAACCTTAGAAACCATTGATCTCGCCCATCGTCACCAATACGGCTGTATGATCAGCCATCGTTCGGGAGAAACTGAAGATACCACTATTGCTGATTTAGCGGTTGCGACTCGCGCGGGACAAATTAAAACGGGTTCTCTGTCTCGCAGCGAACGGATTGCCAAGTATAACCAATTATTGCGAATTGAACAAGAACTCGGCGATCGCGCGGTTTATGCGCCTCTCGCAGGCTGGGGTCCCCGTTTCCAAAAAGATTAA
- a CDS encoding o-succinylbenzoate synthase: MNYQLSFTPYKRPFRRPFRTSSGVWKIREGIMITLQDATGKRSEGEIAPLPSFGSETLAQALAFCSHYSQGITKTEIHQIPDQFPACQFAFESALEGFSLETSSQQTLSLSVLLPAGETVLESWQSPYQQGQRTFKWKIGVFSLDAELAWFQQWVADLPDDVQIRLDANGGLTLPEAEEWFQNADVSGKVEFIEQPLPPAQFEPMQGLEATFKTPLALDESVGTLRELQACYKRGWRGIFVLKCAIAGSPRLLRQLCQQHQLDLVFSSVMETSVAREAVFRLAQELNPKRALGFGVDDWF, from the coding sequence ATTAATTATCAATTAAGTTTTACCCCCTACAAACGACCGTTTCGCCGTCCTTTCAGAACCAGTTCTGGTGTATGGAAAATTCGCGAAGGGATTATGATTACTTTGCAAGATGCAACGGGAAAGAGAAGTGAGGGCGAAATTGCACCGCTTCCCAGTTTTGGTTCGGAAACCCTAGCACAAGCCCTGGCGTTTTGTTCCCACTATTCCCAAGGAATTACTAAAACAGAAATTCATCAAATTCCAGACCAGTTTCCCGCTTGTCAGTTTGCCTTTGAATCCGCGTTAGAGGGTTTTTCTCTGGAGACAAGTTCACAGCAAACCTTATCCTTAAGTGTACTTTTACCCGCAGGAGAAACGGTTTTAGAAAGTTGGCAATCTCCCTATCAGCAAGGACAACGCACTTTTAAATGGAAAATTGGCGTTTTCTCCCTAGATGCAGAGTTAGCGTGGTTTCAGCAGTGGGTGGCGGATCTTCCTGATGATGTGCAAATCCGCTTAGATGCCAATGGGGGGTTAACCTTACCAGAGGCGGAAGAATGGTTTCAGAACGCGGATGTTTCAGGAAAGGTTGAATTTATTGAACAACCGCTTCCACCCGCCCAATTTGAGCCAATGCAAGGGTTAGAGGCAACTTTTAAAACCCCTCTCGCCTTAGATGAATCGGTGGGAACGTTGCGGGAGTTGCAGGCGTGTTATAAAAGGGGATGGCGGGGGATTTTTGTCTTAAAGTGCGCGATCGCGGGATCGCCCCGTTTACTGAGACAATTATGTCAACAGCATCAACTGGATCTGGTCTTTTCTTCTGTGATGGAAACCTCTGTGGCGAGGGAAGCAGTGTTTCGATTGGCGCAAGAATTGAATCCGAAACGGGCTTTAGGCTTTGGTGTTGACGATTGGTTTTAA
- a CDS encoding type II toxin-antitoxin system VapC family toxin, whose amino-acid sequence MSYLLDTNACIQYLNSTNHRIAEKLASLSPDDIFLCDIVKFELYYGAYRSAKQEDNLVTLGIFFDEFTSLPFDGKLAQICGYIRDHLNRKGTPIGVYDLQIASIALANNLVLVTHNLTEFSRVEGLKYEDWE is encoded by the coding sequence ATGAGTTACTTATTAGATACTAATGCTTGCATTCAATATCTTAACTCAACCAATCATCGAATTGCAGAAAAATTAGCTTCTCTTTCTCCAGATGATATTTTCCTGTGTGATATTGTTAAGTTTGAGCTTTATTACGGTGCATATCGAAGTGCTAAGCAGGAAGATAACTTAGTAACTTTAGGAATTTTCTTTGATGAGTTTACGAGCCTTCCTTTTGATGGAAAGTTAGCTCAGATCTGTGGTTATATTCGCGATCATTTGAACAGAAAAGGAACTCCAATCGGTGTTTATGACTTGCAAATTGCTTCTATTGCACTAGCAAATAATTTAGTTTTAGTCACTCATAATTTGACTGAATTTAGTCGAGTTGAAGGATTAAAGTATGAAGATTGGGAGTAA